A single genomic interval of Ramlibacter sp. harbors:
- a CDS encoding serine/threonine-protein phosphatase, translating to MSKGYRLTASTGIHKGDREYQQDQIALISHPRVTGCVLGVVADGMGGRSGGRKASDQVMMTAKQLFERYSPDHDDAPSMLKQVVQEAHIVIKLTAISSEQEPHSTIAAFLINPGGDCHWVHAGDSRVYHFHGNKLIRRTMDHSYVQTLVDKGEITEEEANVHPQSNILMGCLGTDDDPPMDVHLIPQLRPGDVLMACSDGVWHYFSSNELGSVLSSLSPREATEFLIDKARSRGRGGGDNLSLVIVKLEPLDS from the coding sequence ATGAGCAAAGGCTACCGACTCACCGCTTCCACCGGCATCCACAAGGGTGACCGGGAATACCAGCAAGACCAGATCGCGCTGATCAGTCACCCGCGCGTGACCGGATGCGTGCTGGGGGTTGTCGCCGATGGCATGGGCGGGCGCAGCGGCGGGCGCAAGGCGTCAGACCAGGTCATGATGACCGCCAAGCAGCTGTTCGAACGCTACTCCCCCGACCATGACGATGCCCCCTCCATGCTCAAGCAGGTGGTGCAGGAGGCGCACATCGTCATCAAGCTCACGGCCATCTCCTCGGAGCAGGAGCCCCACAGCACCATCGCTGCCTTCCTGATCAATCCAGGCGGTGACTGCCACTGGGTCCATGCCGGCGACTCGCGGGTCTACCATTTCCATGGCAACAAGCTGATCCGTCGCACCATGGACCATTCCTATGTCCAGACCCTGGTCGACAAGGGCGAGATCACCGAGGAAGAGGCCAATGTGCATCCGCAGTCCAACATCCTCATGGGATGCCTGGGAACCGACGATGACCCACCCATGGACGTTCACCTGATCCCGCAACTGCGGCCGGGCGATGTGCTGATGGCCTGCAGCGACGGCGTCTGGCACTACTTCAGCTCGAACGAGCTGGGCTCGGTGCTGTCGTCACTGTCGCCCCGGGAAGCCACCGAATTCCTCATCGACAAGGCCCGCTCGCGCGGACGGGGCGGTGGCGACAACCTGTCGCTGGTCATCGTCAAGCTGGAGCCGCTCGACAGCTGA
- a CDS encoding YdcH family protein, translated as MDSNLHSPERRLIELRIEHADLDALIDRLGHETPVDELMVRRLKKRRLGLRDQISRLELLLDPKEPA; from the coding sequence TTGGACTCCAACCTGCATTCTCCCGAACGGCGCCTGATCGAGCTGCGGATCGAGCACGCCGACCTGGACGCCCTGATCGACCGCCTCGGCCATGAAACCCCCGTGGACGAGCTCATGGTGCGGCGGCTCAAGAAGCGCCGTCTCGGGCTGCGCGACCAGATTTCGCGGCTGGAACTCCTGCTCGATCCCAAAGAACCCGCGTGA